One Cupriavidus taiwanensis LMG 19424 DNA segment encodes these proteins:
- a CDS encoding AMP-binding protein, whose amino-acid sequence MLQNHTVRPPQLLAGVRYPDEDRLRRYVAEGVLTGESLAGAFRESFERHADRLALAGPEGELTYRQLDEQTDRLAAALLALGLKPLDRAVFQCGNCNELLLAFFACLKAGIIPLCSLQAFRKLEISYLGNLCEARLHLVQGDDPKFDDVAFAEEMQAEVPSFAHVLQARGERRGKAVLLADLIEQMPLVRARELLAGVRHDPFQVAVFQLSGGTTGVPKIIPRFQNEYLYNMRAVAACNGYTQEDVLFFPTPYMHNLNMGCFFGPFLLTGATVTVTPDIGEENLQRLVRDYRPTWFGVAGPILTRIAPELAKAGAAERARRNFVAPKNAAGLTRLTGSPTHHIFGMTEGVIMFARRDDPQEIRDSSVGSPVSEYDEVKIVHPGTEDPVPDGEAGEALFRGPYTIRGYYKSEKEDVTRFTADGFYRSGDLMSSRVVDGRRYYFFCGRIKDVVDRGGEKINAEELENVINLHPAVLACAVVGMPDRIYGERVCAFIVPKPPATSLSLPQLTEYLQQAGLAKFKWPERVEVVREFPLTASGKLSKALLRQQITQTLEAEAARGNTNEGK is encoded by the coding sequence ATGCTGCAGAACCACACTGTCCGACCGCCGCAATTGCTGGCGGGCGTCCGGTATCCCGACGAAGATCGCCTGCGCCGCTATGTCGCCGAAGGCGTGCTGACCGGCGAATCCCTCGCGGGCGCCTTTCGTGAATCGTTCGAACGCCATGCCGACCGCCTGGCGCTGGCAGGCCCCGAAGGCGAGCTGACCTATCGCCAGCTCGACGAGCAGACCGACCGCCTGGCCGCCGCGCTGTTGGCGCTTGGCCTGAAGCCGCTGGACCGCGCCGTGTTCCAGTGCGGCAACTGCAATGAACTGCTGCTGGCGTTCTTCGCCTGCCTGAAGGCCGGCATCATCCCGCTGTGCTCGCTGCAGGCGTTCCGCAAGCTGGAGATCAGCTACCTGGGCAACCTGTGCGAAGCGCGGCTGCACCTGGTGCAGGGCGACGATCCCAAGTTCGACGATGTGGCTTTCGCGGAAGAGATGCAGGCCGAGGTGCCGAGCTTTGCCCACGTCCTGCAGGCGCGCGGCGAGCGCCGTGGCAAGGCAGTGCTGCTGGCCGACCTGATCGAACAGATGCCGCTGGTCCGGGCGCGCGAGCTGCTCGCCGGCGTGCGGCACGATCCCTTCCAGGTGGCCGTGTTCCAGCTTTCGGGCGGCACCACCGGTGTGCCCAAGATCATCCCGCGCTTCCAGAACGAATACCTGTACAACATGCGCGCGGTGGCCGCGTGCAACGGCTACACGCAGGAAGACGTGCTGTTCTTCCCCACGCCGTACATGCACAACCTCAATATGGGCTGCTTCTTCGGCCCGTTCCTGCTGACCGGCGCGACCGTGACCGTGACGCCGGATATCGGCGAGGAGAACCTGCAGCGGCTGGTGCGCGACTACCGTCCGACCTGGTTCGGCGTGGCGGGGCCGATCCTGACGCGGATCGCGCCGGAGCTGGCCAAGGCGGGCGCGGCCGAGCGCGCGCGCCGCAACTTCGTCGCGCCGAAGAACGCGGCGGGGCTGACGCGGCTGACCGGCTCGCCGACGCACCACATCTTCGGCATGACCGAGGGCGTGATCATGTTCGCGCGCCGCGACGATCCGCAGGAGATCCGCGATAGCTCGGTCGGCAGCCCGGTGTCGGAGTACGACGAAGTGAAGATCGTCCATCCCGGCACCGAGGATCCGGTGCCGGACGGCGAGGCCGGCGAGGCGCTGTTCCGCGGCCCGTACACGATCCGCGGCTACTACAAGTCCGAGAAGGAAGACGTGACGCGCTTTACCGCCGACGGCTTCTACCGCTCCGGCGACCTGATGTCGTCGCGCGTGGTCGACGGGCGCCGCTACTACTTCTTCTGCGGCCGCATCAAGGACGTGGTCGACCGCGGTGGCGAGAAGATCAATGCGGAAGAGCTGGAGAACGTGATCAACCTGCATCCGGCGGTGCTTGCCTGCGCCGTGGTGGGCATGCCCGACCGCATCTACGGCGAGCGCGTGTGCGCGTTCATCGTGCCCAAGCCGCCGGCTACCAGCCTGTCGCTGCCGCAGCTGACCGAGTACCTGCAGCAGGCGGGCCTGGCCAAATTCAAGTGGCCGGAGAGGGTGGAAGTTGTGCGCGAATTCCCGCTGACCGCATCCGGCAAGCTCAGCAAGGCGCTGCTGCGCCAGCAGATCACCCAGACGCTCGAGGCCGAGGCGGCCCGTGGCAATACCAATGAAGGGAAGTGA
- a CDS encoding alpha/beta fold hydrolase: protein MSRPYQMVPYALNTADGQRTLGFLFTVTGKEKTVVSLMHPREMAITHYLVPFVLDAGCACWVQGPRSIGNDLRLEHELALLDVAAGMAHLRELGYERIVLLGNSGGAGLYAFYNQQSQAASDQRIARTPGGRPTSLAEAEMPVVDGMILVSPHPGQGKLLMSGLDPSVVDENDPMQTDPSLDPFSAANGFDAAAGRGSYAPDFIARYREAQEKRAARIDTRARALLKAKHEARQRIKGGSGTEADRRVAAHAPIFQVWRTDADLRSWDISLDPSDRKTGSLWGRDPFVSNWGSVGFGRVVTPESWLSTWSGLSSNAALDKTLDALHQPTLLLEYTGDQCTFPADIEAIYRQIPSARKQHLRVRGNHHGMALSRDEEPGQRIAGRHIVAWLRENMS from the coding sequence ATGTCCAGACCCTATCAAATGGTCCCCTATGCACTCAACACGGCAGATGGCCAGCGCACGCTAGGCTTCTTGTTCACGGTCACGGGAAAAGAAAAGACCGTCGTCTCCCTGATGCACCCCCGCGAAATGGCCATCACCCATTACCTGGTGCCGTTCGTGCTGGACGCCGGCTGCGCCTGCTGGGTCCAGGGCCCGCGCTCGATTGGCAACGATCTGCGCCTGGAGCATGAACTCGCCTTGCTCGACGTAGCCGCCGGCATGGCCCACTTGCGCGAGCTGGGTTACGAGCGCATCGTGCTGCTAGGCAACTCCGGCGGCGCGGGGCTGTATGCCTTCTACAACCAGCAGTCGCAAGCCGCCTCCGACCAGCGCATCGCCCGCACGCCAGGCGGCCGCCCGACCAGCCTGGCCGAAGCCGAGATGCCCGTGGTCGACGGCATGATCCTGGTGTCGCCACACCCCGGCCAGGGCAAGCTGCTGATGAGCGGCCTCGACCCCTCCGTGGTCGACGAGAACGACCCCATGCAAACCGACCCGTCGCTCGACCCGTTCTCCGCCGCCAACGGCTTTGATGCCGCCGCCGGGCGGGGCAGCTACGCGCCGGACTTTATTGCGCGCTACCGGGAAGCACAGGAGAAACGTGCGGCTCGCATCGACACCCGCGCCCGCGCACTTCTCAAGGCGAAGCATGAAGCCAGGCAGCGCATCAAGGGCGGCAGCGGCACCGAAGCCGACCGCCGCGTGGCTGCGCATGCCCCCATCTTCCAGGTCTGGCGCACCGATGCCGACCTGCGCTCATGGGACATCTCGCTCGATCCCTCGGACCGCAAGACCGGCTCGCTGTGGGGCAGGGACCCGTTCGTGTCGAACTGGGGCAGCGTCGGCTTCGGCCGCGTGGTCACGCCGGAGTCGTGGCTGTCGACGTGGTCCGGGCTGTCGTCGAATGCCGCGCTCGACAAGACCCTGGATGCCCTGCACCAGCCCACGCTGCTGCTGGAATACACCGGCGACCAGTGCACCTTCCCGGCCGATATCGAAGCGATCTACCGCCAGATCCCCAGTGCGCGCAAGCAGCACCTGCGCGTGCGCGGCAACCACCACGGCATGGCGCTGAGCCGGGACGAAGAACCGGGCCAGCGCATCGCCGGCCGCCATATCGTCGCCTGGCTACGCGAGAACATGAGCTAG
- a CDS encoding VOC family protein gives MTQATTQATNIAAAPSVQLHGVHHTARPTWKLAETVHFYRDLLGLPLVHAISAKGWGPDNHADFLHFFFDSGNGSTIAFFYYIGTERPDWLTVREHYQDRATHTAWRVRDEAELLRWRQRVEAVGIPLRYQIRHEVIESIYFNDPNGYPIEITWQVRPFSESDAEDARLTIEAAIGLENAGKDGAPFGSIEPVWQRKAALIDKAAPAGKASVFVLDVPEFAALLDVADKTEGYATTPLGNGYVRIDGNPGIRFGRKALGFKPAVWYGALTGGLAGRIEQFDMDALVIAPGEAK, from the coding sequence ATGACCCAAGCAACGACCCAAGCGACGAACATTGCCGCGGCGCCATCCGTGCAGCTGCATGGCGTGCACCACACCGCGCGCCCGACGTGGAAGCTGGCCGAGACCGTGCACTTCTACCGCGACCTGCTCGGCCTGCCGCTGGTGCATGCGATCTCTGCCAAGGGCTGGGGTCCGGACAACCATGCCGACTTCCTGCATTTTTTCTTCGACAGCGGCAACGGCAGCACCATCGCCTTCTTCTACTACATCGGCACCGAGCGTCCCGACTGGCTCACGGTGCGCGAGCACTACCAGGACCGCGCCACGCATACCGCCTGGCGCGTGCGCGACGAGGCCGAGCTGCTGCGGTGGCGCCAGCGTGTCGAAGCGGTCGGCATCCCGCTGCGCTACCAGATCCGGCACGAGGTGATCGAGTCGATCTACTTCAACGATCCCAACGGCTATCCGATCGAAATTACCTGGCAGGTGCGTCCGTTCAGCGAGTCCGATGCCGAAGACGCACGGCTGACCATCGAGGCCGCCATCGGGCTGGAGAACGCCGGCAAGGATGGCGCGCCGTTCGGTTCGATCGAACCGGTGTGGCAGCGCAAGGCCGCGCTGATCGACAAGGCCGCGCCGGCGGGCAAGGCCTCGGTGTTCGTGCTCGACGTGCCCGAGTTCGCCGCGCTGCTGGACGTCGCCGACAAGACCGAAGGCTACGCCACCACGCCGCTCGGTAACGGCTACGTGCGCATCGACGGCAACCCCGGCATTCGCTTCGGCCGCAAGGCGCTCGGCTTCAAGCCGGCGGTCTGGTACGGCGCGCTGACCGGCGGGCTGGCAGGGCGCATCGAGCAGTTCGACATGGATGCATTGGTCATCGCCCCGGGGGAAGCCAAATGA